TGCGGATGCGCGACGGGTCGAAGTAGGCGCTCTCGATCAGCACGTCGGTCGTGGATCCGCTCACCTCCGAGTTGGCCCCGCCCATCACGCCGGCGACGGCGACCGGCTTCTCGTGGTCGCAGACGAGGACGGTGCCCGCCGGCACCTTGCGCTCCTGGTCGTCGAGCGTCGTCACGACCTCGCCCGCCTCGGCGGCGCGGATGACGAGGCCGCCGCCCTCCAGAAGGTTCAGGTCGAAGGCGTGGAGCGGCTGGCCAAGCTCGTGGAGGACGTAGTTCGTCACGTCCACGACGTTGTTGATCGAGCGGACGCCGATCGCCTCCAGCCGCTCGCGCATCCAGTCCGGCGACGGCCTGACGGTGATGCCGCGCACGACCATGGCGACGAGCCGGTGGCAGCCCTCGGCGTCCTCGATCCGGATCGATGCCTGCGAGGCGGCCTCGCCGCCCGCCTCGGGGACATCCACCTTGGGTAGTGTGAGCGGCTGGTCGGTGAGCGCCGCCACGTCGCGGGCGACGCCGACGTGCGAGGTCGCGTCCGGCCGGTTCGGCGTGATGGCGATGTCGAGGACCGTGTCGCCCGGAAGCGCGTCGCGCTGCCGGAGGTAGTCGGCGAAGTCCTGCCCGACGGCCGCGTCCTCGTCGAGGACCATGATCCCATCGTGGCTGTCGCCGACGCCCAACTCGTCCTCGGCGCAGATCATCCCGTTCGAGACCTCGCCGCGGATTTTGCCCTTCTTGATCGTGACCGGCTCCAGCTGAGACGGGTCCTTCCGCGACGGCAGCATCAACTCCGTGCCGACGGTCGCGACCGGCACCTTCTGCCCGGCGGCTACGTTGGGCGCGCCGCACACGATCTGGACCGTTTGGCTGCGCCGACCTTCCGGTTCACCCGCCTCGGGCGCGGCGTCGCCGAGGTCGACGTCGCAGACGCGGAGCCGGTCGGCGTTGGGGTGCGCGCGGACGGACACGACGTGCCCAACGACGACGCCGTCGAGCGACGGCCCGCCCGTCGTGACCTCCTCGACCTCGAGGCCGGTCATCGTCAGGAGCTCCGCGAGGGCGTCGGGCGCGAGCCCGTGCTTGACGTAGTCGGAGAGCCAGTTGAGGCTGATGTTCATCGTCGAGGCGGTTTAGAACTGCTTCAGGAAGCGGACGTCGTTCTCGTAGAGGAGCCGGATGTCATCGATGCCGTGGCGGAGCATGGCCATCCGCTCGACGCCCATCCCGAAGGCGTAGCCCGTGTAGCGCTCCGAGTCCACGCCGACGTTCTCGAGCACGTTCGGGTCGACCATGCCGGAGCCGAGGATCTCCATCCAGCGCCCGCCGCCCGGGAGGCTCTCGTCGGCCCACCACACGTCGACCTCGGCGCTCGGCTCGGTGAACGGGAAGAAGGACGGGCGGAACCGCATCTTCGCCTCGCGCGCCGGCCCGTCGGAGGCGCCGAAGAGCGCCTTCGCGAACGCCGTCAGCATCGCCTTGAGGTCGGCGAACGAAACGCCCTCGTCGACGACGAGGCCCTCGACCTGGTGGAACAGGCAGTAGCTCTTGTACGAGATGGCCTCGTTCCGGAACACGCGGCCCGGCGCGATCACGCGGATCGGCGGTTTCTGGCGCTCCATCACGCGCACCTGGACCGGCGACGTGTGCGTGCGGAGGAGGACGCCGCGGCCCTCGGGCGGAGGCGGTTCGAGGAAGAACGTGTCCTGCATGTCCCGCGCCGGGTGGTCGGGCGGGAAGTTGAGCGCCGAGAAGTTGTGCCAGTCGTCCTCGATCTCCGGCCCACGCGCGACGGCGAAGCCGAACGACTGGAAGATGGCCTGGATGTCCTCCAGCGTCTGCGTCAACACGTGCAGACTCCCGCGCTCGACCGGCGCCGGGACGCGGCCGGGCAGCGTGAGGTCGAGGTCGGTCGCGCCGGCCTCGGTGTCACCGGCGAGGGCCTCGGTCGCGGCGTCGAGGCGGGCCTGGGCGGCCTGCTTCAGCGCGTTGAGCCGCTGGCCCACGGCCCGGCGCTCCTCGGGCGGGACGGTCCCGATCTTCGAGAACAGGTCCGTGATCACCCCGGCCTTCCGGCCGAGGAAGCGAACGCGGTAGGCCTCCGCCTCGTCGTCGGTGGTGAGCGGGAGCGTGTCGATCTCGGCCTGGACGGCCTCGATCTCGGCGTCGAGCGTCGTCGTCTCGGACATGGCGCGGGGGCTCATCGTGTCATCCTGAGCGAGGGGGGCGAGCCGATGGATCTCGGGTGCGACCCGGTCTCGTGCCGGCATCGAGCGCGCTGCGCGGGCGTCGTGCTCGCCAGAGATCCTTCGGCTCCGGGCTGCGCCCTCCGCTCAGGATGTCGGGAGGTGAAGGGCGGAGCCAACCAAAAACTCCCGCCGGGCCGGGGCCGGGCGGGAGTCGTGGTCGAACGGGTCCGGGGCGCTAGGCCGCGGCCTGCTCGACCACGGCGGTAAAGGCGGCCTTGTCGTGGACCGCGAGGTCCGCGAGGACCTTCCGGTTCAGGGGGATGTCGGCCTTCTTGAGCCCCGAGATGAGGCGCGAGTAGGTCGTCCCGTTCTGACGGGCGGCGGCGTTGATGCGGGCGATCCAGAGCCGGCGGAACTGGCGCTTGCGGGCGCGGCGGTCGCGGTAGGCGTACTGGAGGCCCTTCTCAACGGTGTGCTTAGCAACGGTGTGGACGTTGCCACGGCGGCCCCAGTAACCTTTCGCCTGCTTCAGGAGCTTGCGGCGACGGCGACGGGCAGCCACGAGATTTTTTGCTCGGGGCATTTTGGTTCCGTGGTGAGGGTGTCGGGGTGCCGGCCGAGGCCGGCGCGATCGGTGGGGTGCTGGCGGGCCAGCGGCTGGCCGAGGCCAGCGGGCGCTACTTGACGATCAGCTTCTTGATCCGCTTCTCGTCGGCCTTATCCACCAGCGTCGTCTCGCGGAGGTCTCGCTTCCGCTTCGGCGACTTCTTGGTCAGGATGTGGCTCGCGAACGCCTTCTTGCGCTTGACGCGACCCGTCCCGGTCAGCGAGAAGCGCTTCTTGGCGCCGCTGTTCGACTTCATCTTCGGCATCGGTCTCTTCGGGTGTTCGGAAGGGCC
This sequence is a window from Rubrivirga marina. Protein-coding genes within it:
- the rpmI gene encoding 50S ribosomal protein L35, whose amino-acid sequence is MPKMKSNSGAKKRFSLTGTGRVKRKKAFASHILTKKSPKRKRDLRETTLVDKADEKRIKKLIVK
- the rplT gene encoding 50S ribosomal protein L20, producing MPRAKNLVAARRRRRKLLKQAKGYWGRRGNVHTVAKHTVEKGLQYAYRDRRARKRQFRRLWIARINAAARQNGTTYSRLISGLKKADIPLNRKVLADLAVHDKAAFTAVVEQAAA
- the pheS gene encoding phenylalanine--tRNA ligase subunit alpha; the protein is MSETTTLDAEIEAVQAEIDTLPLTTDDEAEAYRVRFLGRKAGVITDLFSKIGTVPPEERRAVGQRLNALKQAAQARLDAATEALAGDTEAGATDLDLTLPGRVPAPVERGSLHVLTQTLEDIQAIFQSFGFAVARGPEIEDDWHNFSALNFPPDHPARDMQDTFFLEPPPPEGRGVLLRTHTSPVQVRVMERQKPPIRVIAPGRVFRNEAISYKSYCLFHQVEGLVVDEGVSFADLKAMLTAFAKALFGASDGPAREAKMRFRPSFFPFTEPSAEVDVWWADESLPGGGRWMEILGSGMVDPNVLENVGVDSERYTGYAFGMGVERMAMLRHGIDDIRLLYENDVRFLKQF